One genomic segment of Oncorhynchus kisutch isolate 150728-3 linkage group LG15, Okis_V2, whole genome shotgun sequence includes these proteins:
- the ints10 gene encoding integrator complex subunit 10 isoform X2, with protein MSAQKDCEFLVKRARDLVSEDPCAAKAWLITARTLYPTDFNIQHEMYTIERNAEKTASAGRLLYDMFINFPDQPVVWREITVITAALRSDCQDKQAQFLRGLFETLPGPVQCEVLLKATEQCFNTLEKAEMLLLLLRRFPESVVQHGVNLGDSLLEAETAEKLETPVNCFRKLFVCDVLPLIINNVDMRLPASLLLKYMLKAAEFYIGYVTRGPSADGQLQGKALNGSQEGGGLKSPSVSRGSQRYVIEGLSEKSSLVAEPWERLLDILAVVGARCEWQGDKGQRGYVEMLQWVKELCCYLPSLEGETRSRCCSQVVICASLVLFRSAYLYVSAVQPALFHGVNALASGSWILLEDLSSVYSEVELERGAGKHAHKKRKLADGREKTMSSDDDEGLGKGRGRNIMVNKTEMPGWAETLESFRLARESWDLLQSHDSLGTEFNKICSSWKTDNWLWFRIFFTDMIIYQGHYRKALSSLLQMSGFQQPQPGQSSPGQGNLEHHRTLIQQASCHYALGEYRMACEKLLDVVGGLVPQNQDPVKNTDESGKARNKPRKGNDLRLLPCTSKTILPFCLQLMFACFKLRAFTDSRDDLSLGHVVVLLQHDWPQGESLFLKAIDKICQQGSFQYENFFNYVTNIDMLEEFAYLRTTEGGRVQLELLPNQGMLIKHHTVTRGITKGVKEDFRLAMERQVSRCGENLYTVLHRFCVNEKIIIIQSLP; from the exons ATGTCAGCACAAAAGGACTGCGAGTTTTTAGTGAAACGGGCTCGGGATCTAGTGTCCGAGGACCCGTGTGCAGCCAAGGCTTGGCTGATAACCGCTCGAACCCTCTATCCCACGGACTTCAATATTCAG CACGAGATGTACACCATTGAGAGAAATGCAGAGAAGACTGCTTCAGCGGGCAGACTGCTGTATGATAT GTTCATCAATTTCCCTGATCAGCCTGTTGTGTGGCGGGAGATTACTGTCATCACAGCTGCCCTGCGGAGTGACTGTCAGGACAAACAGGCTCAGTTCCTACGAG GTCTGTTTGAAACCCTGCCCGGCCCAGTGCAGTGTGAGGTGCTGCTGAAGGCCACAGAACAATGCTTCAACACTCTGGAGAAGGCTGAGATGCTTCTGTTACTGCTCAGGCGCTTCCCAGAGTCTGTGGTCCAACATGGG GTCAACTTGGGAGATTCCCTATTGGAGGCGGAGACGGCTGAAAAACTGGAGACACCTGTCAACTGTTTCAGGAAGCTGTTTG TGTGTGACGTTCTCCCGTTGATCATAAACAACGTGGACATGCGTCTGCCTGCCAGTCTGCTGCTGAAGTACATGCTGAAAGCAGCAGAGTTCTACATCGGTTATGTCACGCGGGGCCCGTCTGCTGACGGACAGCTGCAGGGCAAAGCCCTAAACG GCTCTCAGGAGGGTGGTGGGCTGAAGTCTCCCAGTGTGTCTCGGGGGTCCCAGCGCTATGTGATTGAGGGGCTGTCAGAGAAGTCGTCGTTGGTGGCTGAGCCTTGGGAGAGACTGCTGGATATCCTGGCAGTGGTGGGGGCTCGTTGCGAGTGGCAGGGGGACAAGGGACAGAG GGGCTACGTGGAGATGCTGCAGTGGGTTAAGGAGCTGTGTTGCTACCTGCCCAGTCTAGAGGGAGAGACCAGGTCACGGTGCTGCAGTCAGGTGGTCATCTGTGCCTCGCTGGTCCTCTTCCGCAGTGCCTACCTCTACGTCTCAGCTGTACAGCCTGCTCTGTTTCACG gtgtgAATGCGTTGGCCTCTGGGTCGTGGATACTGCTGGAGGACCTGAGCTCAGTGTACAGTGAGGTAGAactggagagaggagcagggaaaCACGCTCACAAGAAACGCAAACTGGCCGACGGCCGCGAgaagaccatg AGCTCAGATGATGACGAGGGCCTGGGGAAGGGGCGTGGCCGGAACATCATGGTCAACAAAACAGAGATGCCCGGGTGGGCAGAGACTCTGGAGAGCTTCCGTTTGGCCAGGGAGAGCTGGGATCTCCTCCAGTCCCACGACAGCCTGGGGACCG AATTCAACAAGATCTGTTCCTCCTGGAAGACAGACAACTGGCTGTGGTTCAGAATATTCTTCACAGATATGATCATATACCAG GGTCATTACCGTAAGGCCTTGTCCAGCCTACTCCAGATGTCTGGGTTTCAGCAGCCTCAGCCTGGACAGAGCTCTCCAGGACAGGGTAACCTGGAGCACCACAGGACCCTTATACAGCAGGCCTCCTGCCACTACGCACTGGGAGAGTACAGG ATGGCGTGTGAAAAGTTACTTGATGTAGTTGGTGGGCTGGTACCCCAAAACCAGGATCCCGTCAAGAACACTGACGAATCGGGCAAAGCCAGAAACAAGCCCAGGAAAG GCAATGAtctgaggctgctgccctgtacgAGTAAAACGATTCTGCCATTCTGTCTTCAGCTGATGTTCGCCTGTTTCAAG CTTCGTGCCTTCACGGACAGCCGAGACGACCTCTCCTTGGGTCACGTGGTGGTGCTCCTGCAACATGATTGGCCACAGGGCGAGTCTTTGTTCCTGAAAGCCATTGATAAGATCTGTCAGCAGGGCAGCTTCCAGTATGAGAACTTCTTCAACTACGTCACCA ATATTGATATGCTGGAGGAGTTTGCATACCTGCGCACTACGGAGGGGGGGCGGGTCCAGCTGGAACTACTGCCCAATCAGGGAATGTTAATCAA GCACCACACGGTGACGCGTGGCATCACTAAAGGGGTGAAGGaggacttccgtctggccatggAGAGACAGGTGTCACGCTGCGGGGAGAACCTGTACACTGTCCTCCACCGCTTCTGTGTCAACGAGAAGATCATCATCATCCAGTCCCTGCCCTGA
- the ints10 gene encoding integrator complex subunit 10 isoform X1 — protein sequence MSAQKDCEFLVKRARDLVSEDPCAAKAWLITARTLYPTDFNIQHEMYTIERNAEKTASAGRLLYDMFINFPDQPVVWREITVITAALRSDCQDKQAQFLRGLFETLPGPVQCEVLLKATEQCFNTLEKAEMLLLLLRRFPESVVQHGVNLGDSLLEAETAEKLETPVNCFRKLFVCDVLPLIINNVDMRLPASLLLKYMLKAAEFYIGYVTRGPSADGQLQGKALNGSQEGGGLKSPSVSRGSQRYVIEGLSEKSSLVAEPWERLLDILAVVGARCEWQGDKGQRGYVEMLQWVKELCCYLPSLEGETRSRCCSQVVICASLVLFRSAYLYVSAVQPALFHGVNALASGSWILLEDLSSVYSEVELERGAGKHAHKKRKLADGREKTMSSDDDEGLGKGRGRNIMVNKTEMPGWAETLESFRLARESWDLLQSHDSLGTEFNKICSSWKTDNWLWFRIFFTDMIIYQGHYRKALSSLLQMSGFQQPQPGQSSPGQGNLEHHRTLIQQASCHYALGEYRMACEKLLDVVGGLVPQNQDPVKNTDESGKARNKPRKGNDLRLLPCTSKTILPFCLQLMFACFKLRAFTDSRDDLSLGHVVVLLQHDWPQGESLFLKAIDKICQQGSFQYENFFNYVTNIDMLEEFAYLRTTEGGRVQLELLPNQGMLIKNPSPALGGELNTLLLPGVQTTDRHHTVTRGITKGVKEDFRLAMERQVSRCGENLYTVLHRFCVNEKIIIIQSLP from the exons ATGTCAGCACAAAAGGACTGCGAGTTTTTAGTGAAACGGGCTCGGGATCTAGTGTCCGAGGACCCGTGTGCAGCCAAGGCTTGGCTGATAACCGCTCGAACCCTCTATCCCACGGACTTCAATATTCAG CACGAGATGTACACCATTGAGAGAAATGCAGAGAAGACTGCTTCAGCGGGCAGACTGCTGTATGATAT GTTCATCAATTTCCCTGATCAGCCTGTTGTGTGGCGGGAGATTACTGTCATCACAGCTGCCCTGCGGAGTGACTGTCAGGACAAACAGGCTCAGTTCCTACGAG GTCTGTTTGAAACCCTGCCCGGCCCAGTGCAGTGTGAGGTGCTGCTGAAGGCCACAGAACAATGCTTCAACACTCTGGAGAAGGCTGAGATGCTTCTGTTACTGCTCAGGCGCTTCCCAGAGTCTGTGGTCCAACATGGG GTCAACTTGGGAGATTCCCTATTGGAGGCGGAGACGGCTGAAAAACTGGAGACACCTGTCAACTGTTTCAGGAAGCTGTTTG TGTGTGACGTTCTCCCGTTGATCATAAACAACGTGGACATGCGTCTGCCTGCCAGTCTGCTGCTGAAGTACATGCTGAAAGCAGCAGAGTTCTACATCGGTTATGTCACGCGGGGCCCGTCTGCTGACGGACAGCTGCAGGGCAAAGCCCTAAACG GCTCTCAGGAGGGTGGTGGGCTGAAGTCTCCCAGTGTGTCTCGGGGGTCCCAGCGCTATGTGATTGAGGGGCTGTCAGAGAAGTCGTCGTTGGTGGCTGAGCCTTGGGAGAGACTGCTGGATATCCTGGCAGTGGTGGGGGCTCGTTGCGAGTGGCAGGGGGACAAGGGACAGAG GGGCTACGTGGAGATGCTGCAGTGGGTTAAGGAGCTGTGTTGCTACCTGCCCAGTCTAGAGGGAGAGACCAGGTCACGGTGCTGCAGTCAGGTGGTCATCTGTGCCTCGCTGGTCCTCTTCCGCAGTGCCTACCTCTACGTCTCAGCTGTACAGCCTGCTCTGTTTCACG gtgtgAATGCGTTGGCCTCTGGGTCGTGGATACTGCTGGAGGACCTGAGCTCAGTGTACAGTGAGGTAGAactggagagaggagcagggaaaCACGCTCACAAGAAACGCAAACTGGCCGACGGCCGCGAgaagaccatg AGCTCAGATGATGACGAGGGCCTGGGGAAGGGGCGTGGCCGGAACATCATGGTCAACAAAACAGAGATGCCCGGGTGGGCAGAGACTCTGGAGAGCTTCCGTTTGGCCAGGGAGAGCTGGGATCTCCTCCAGTCCCACGACAGCCTGGGGACCG AATTCAACAAGATCTGTTCCTCCTGGAAGACAGACAACTGGCTGTGGTTCAGAATATTCTTCACAGATATGATCATATACCAG GGTCATTACCGTAAGGCCTTGTCCAGCCTACTCCAGATGTCTGGGTTTCAGCAGCCTCAGCCTGGACAGAGCTCTCCAGGACAGGGTAACCTGGAGCACCACAGGACCCTTATACAGCAGGCCTCCTGCCACTACGCACTGGGAGAGTACAGG ATGGCGTGTGAAAAGTTACTTGATGTAGTTGGTGGGCTGGTACCCCAAAACCAGGATCCCGTCAAGAACACTGACGAATCGGGCAAAGCCAGAAACAAGCCCAGGAAAG GCAATGAtctgaggctgctgccctgtacgAGTAAAACGATTCTGCCATTCTGTCTTCAGCTGATGTTCGCCTGTTTCAAG CTTCGTGCCTTCACGGACAGCCGAGACGACCTCTCCTTGGGTCACGTGGTGGTGCTCCTGCAACATGATTGGCCACAGGGCGAGTCTTTGTTCCTGAAAGCCATTGATAAGATCTGTCAGCAGGGCAGCTTCCAGTATGAGAACTTCTTCAACTACGTCACCA ATATTGATATGCTGGAGGAGTTTGCATACCTGCGCACTACGGAGGGGGGGCGGGTCCAGCTGGAACTACTGCCCAATCAGGGAATGTTAATCAA GAACCCTAGTCCCGCCCTGGGTGGGGAGTTAAACACCCTGCTGCTACCTGGGGTGCAGACAACCGACAG GCACCACACGGTGACGCGTGGCATCACTAAAGGGGTGAAGGaggacttccgtctggccatggAGAGACAGGTGTCACGCTGCGGGGAGAACCTGTACACTGTCCTCCACCGCTTCTGTGTCAACGAGAAGATCATCATCATCCAGTCCCTGCCCTGA